The following proteins come from a genomic window of Lolium rigidum isolate FL_2022 chromosome 5, APGP_CSIRO_Lrig_0.1, whole genome shotgun sequence:
- the LOC124655042 gene encoding cytochrome P450 78A9-like has translation MATPEDCGASWLLYLSLAAKCGGDNPLRLAGLLAVCAVACVLTCLLHWCVPGGPAWGSWWWTRRPGLPKAAAVPAGPRGLPVIGSMWLMTGLAHRKLAAAADRLGARRLMAFSLGETRMIVAAHPDVAREILNSPAFADRPVKESAYGLLFHRAIGFAPHGAYWRALRRVASTHLFSPWQVAASAPQRAVIARQMIAAITEAGAGVEVRQVLRRASLHNVMWSVFGRRYDLGVDSEEVRELGQLVDEGYDLLGQLNWSDHLPWLARFDLQSTRARCSRLVPRVNRFVGRIIDGHRASPSAVKDFTDVLLSLDGADALADADMTAVLWEMVFRGTDTVAVLMEWVLARLVLHRDVQARVHDELDRVVGRHRAVAESDAASLVYLHAVIKEVLRLHPPGPLLSWARLATSDVHVDGFLIPAGTTAMVNMWAITHDPDVWADPLDFLPERFLATSEVSVMGSDLRLAPFGAGRRSCPGKSLAMATVAFWLATLLHELEFLPAADDGVRLDEKLRLSCEMAAPLAVTTRPRRPA, from the exons ATGGCGACCCCTGAAGACTGCGGCGCCAGCTGGCTGCTCTACCTATCGCTGGCAGCTAAATGCGGCGGCGACAACCCGCTCCGCCTAGCCGGCCTCCTCGCCGTCTGCGCCGTCGCCTGCGTGCTCACATGCCTCCTGcactggtgcgtccccggcggtcCAGCATGGGGCAGCTGGTGGTGGACGCGCAGGCCCGGCCTCCCCAAGGCCGCCGCCGTCCCGGCCGGCCCGAGGGGCCTGCCGGTGATCGGCAGTATGTGGCTCATGACGGGCCTCGCGCACCGCAAGCTCGCCGCCGCGGCGGACCGCCTCGGGGCGCGGCGGCTCATGGCCTTCTCCCTCGGCGAGACGCGCATGATCGTGGCAGCGCACCCCGACGTGGCCAGGGAGATCCTCAACAGCCCGGCCTTCGCCGACCGCCCCGTCAAGGAGTCCGCCTACGGCCTCCTCTTCCACCGCGCCATCGGCTTCGCGCCACACGGCGCCTACTGGCGCGCGCTCCGCCGCGTCGCCTCCACGCATCTCTTCTCCCCGTGGCAGGTCGCCGCCTCCGCGCCCCAGCGCGCCGTCATCGCGCGCCAGatgatcgccgccatcaccgaagCCGGCGCGGGCGTCGAGGTCCGGCAAGTCCTGCGGCGCGCGTCGCTGCACAACGTGATGTGGTCGGTGTTCGGCCGCCGGTACGACCTCGGCGTGGACAGCGAGGAGGTGCGCGAGCTGGGCCAGCTCGTGGACGAAGGCTACGACCTGCTGGGGCAGCTCAACTGGTCCGACCACCTGCCCTGGCTCGCCCGCTTCGACCTGCAGAGCACCCGGGCCAGGTGCTCCCGCCTCGTGCCCCGCGTCAACCGCTTCGTCGGCCGCATCATCGACGGCCACCGCGCCTCCCCGTCCGCCGTCAAGGACTTCACCGACGTGCTCCTCTCCCTCGACGGCGCCGACGCGCTCGCCGACGCCGACATGACCGCGGTGCTCTGG GAGATGGTGTTCCGCGGGACGGACACGGTGGCGGTGCTGATGGAGTGGGTGCTGGCGCGGCTGGTGCTGCACCGGGACGTGCAGGCGCGGGTGCACGACGAGCTGGACCGGGTCGTGGGCCGCCACCGGGCCGTGGCCGAGTCCGACGCGGCCTCGCTCGTCTACCTGCACGCCGTCATCAAGGAGGTGCTGCGGCTGCACCCGCCGGGCCCGCTGCTCAGCTGGGCCCGCCTCGCCACGTCGGACGTCCACGTGGACGGCTTCCTCATCCCCGCTGGCACCACCGCCATGGTGAACATGTGGGCCATAACCCACGACCCCGACGTGTGGGCCGACCCGCTCGACTTCCTGCCGGAGCGCTTCCTGGCCACATCCGAGGTCTCCGTCATGGGGTCCGACCTCCGGCTCGCGCCGTTCGGGGCCGGCCGGCGGAGCTGCCCGGGGAAGAGCCTCGCCATGGCCACCGTCGCCTTCTGGCTCGCCACGCTGCTGCACGAGCTGGAGTTCCTCCCCGCCGCCGACGACGGCGTCCGCCTGGACGAGAAGCTCAGGCTGTCGTGCGAGATGGCCGCGCCGCTGGCGGTGACGACCAGGCCTCGACGCCCGGCGTGA